Part of the Apostichopus japonicus isolate 1M-3 chromosome 18, ASM3797524v1, whole genome shotgun sequence genome, GACTTTATTTTTGGCGAAAGTTTTTCCTTCTTGTCCCACCCAAAAGCATATGGGagttgcgcccacggtattttTATGATTAAAACGCGACTTTGTTTGAAACCAGCTGCATTTATATGTGTGGTGTTGTACAAGTAAGTAGAGTAAAAAACATCTTGTAAATATCATGTTCAGTAGCATAGTTTCAACGcaataaaagaaattaaataagaAGGAGTTATAAAGTGGtggacaaccccccccccccctccctccctggTCTCAAATTTTTAACGTATATATCTGCCTACagatatatgcatacatacgtCATCGACTGATCGGGGAATCCCcttcaaatttatttgtatgCAATATAACTCTGAtggtagcagctccctgctatatAACCTGTGTTATGTCATCATTTTTCATACTGGTAGATATATAGACTTTCTCACTTGAGCTTCGACCCTGCACTATAATTGGGCAACAACATAAATTCAGACATGGAATTAGGTATACATATAAACTTTATGATTCGTATATGGACATAGTGGAATTATTACCCCTCTCATGTCTACGATGAGCTTGTGAAAGATTTCAGTGAGTCCATAAAACTTCCAAGGGTGACATCCAATGTAAGATAACATCAATATAATTCGTCTGCaaatttaaatatcaaaatgatATCACGCCCATCATCTGCATGTATAGAAGAAACCGACTAATTTCAATTCGCAAAGTTTAACACGATTGACAGTTTCAAACAATATGTGGGCTTTCAACGACAGTACAGTCTCCTAAATAATTATTAATCAGTAAGAAAGCGAAAGAATTATTCAACAAACCGATATATTACAGAGAACGAAGCACATATTCCTAATTTAGTCTTTAAATACGAATTGCCTTTGACCTCGCTTTATCTACATTCTTATCTTAGCTATAAGTTCAAGAATTGTATCAGAAACTCTTTACAATATTTGCTTTAAGACACCATACAAAATCTGCAATAAAAGTATAGTTACGAAAGTTAGCCGAGTATTAACTTTAGTAGAATGGCAAATACGTCAATGACCTTCCTCAGTTCTACGTTTGTAGAAGCTATTCTTTTCCTACTTACAATCTTTGCTGCTATCTTCAAACCGATCAGCATGCTTTGCAATAAATACACACTTACAGCCGCGACCGTTCTGTAAATCAGAAGAGAAGAGAATGAATATCAAAGTGAAAGTATTGAGTCGTAATCCAGATGACTACTTGAGAGAAACGAAGCACGACATTCACAGACGTAAGATTCAAAACATCTGCGAAGAGTCAGTCAAACCAGGCATATCCTCATTCTTAAACTTAATCCTAGGCCGCCTATTGCTATAGTTTAGTTATTGGTAGTAGTTACACGAGACTTAGTCGTGTCAGTGTGTGCATTGCAATTGGTACGTACGTTTGTTCTTTCTATATCATATATAGCCATGCTTCTCGTAATGCACTTAATGGTCAAACTAATGTGATATCTTGTATTGTAATAGTTTTCAATTGCTGAAGTGCTGTTTATCACCTTGGTCTGTGTCCCATTTTGCAGATCAGTTTGTGCTATTtctgacattttttttcaattttctttaccTTTTTTTTGCAGTTCCCCGAAACTATGACCCAACACTTCATCCCTTTGAAGCAAACAGAGAATACACACGAGCCTTAAATGCAACAAAGCTTGACAGAATATTTGCAAAGCCATTCCTTGGGGCTTTGGATGGCCATTCTGACTCTGTACAGTGTATGAGCAAGCATCCAAAAAGCCTCTCGACATTATTATCTGGCAGTTGTGATGGTCAGGTACAGTATTTACAATGAATATCTAATATTTAAGAGTAATATTACACAGAATAAGGTTATTTGCTTGGATACCATCTACAAACatgaaagacaaaaataaacttGTTCTCTTTACTCTTTACCTTGATGTACATGAACTCAGTGTTTCTATTAAATTAGCAGAAGATATGTATAGATTCAAAGGGATACTATAGATCcaaatttgtcttttttattgTGTCAAGGTTATTGAAAATACTGATGGCCATTTAGATTGCACATTATTTCTTTACCATTTTATTGTTTGGGGTATGACCCTTTAAACGTCAGAATCTCATAATACACAAACCTTTTGAGAAGCAACACCATACTCGAAAATCATTACAGTTTTAAGGGAAATAAATTACTAAAAATGCTTTTACAACTAAAAAAGTGTGGAAAGTCATCCTCCGTTGTTCTGTTATTTGTatgatttctttttcaattcttcaaatgatttctttttcaattcttaagtgagttattagaatgaaataaaataatggaTGAACAGAAACATTTAGCCTTGAACCGAGGAGCCATTTTCATCATCAATGATGCCTAAAGGGAGCATTCCAGACATTAAACTTACTTTAGAAGTGAATATCATGACAATGTGTTTCTCTATGTAGAGAAAGCTTACTGGCCCTCAAATAGCATATCCTTATTTACTGGACAAAGACATACCATAAGATTGCTGATGTTCTGCAAATACCATATTCTTTTAATAATAACTTTTGATAACTAGTGAATATTGAACAaggtgcaaaaaaaaaagattttatATTTCAGTTCATTTCAATTATCACCTTTTCTTCTTCCCccgtttctttttttccttttttcttttctctcataGGTAAAGGTGTGGAATCTTGCTACAAGAAAATGTGTTAGAACTCTCAACGCCCATAGAGGATTTGTTCGTGGTATAACAGTCGATAGGAACTGTGAATATATATTGACAGTAAGTGTATCCTTAAAATTCTCTGTTTTCCTGTTTGCTTTTGGGATCATGTATGGTAAAGATAAGAGCCCAGTAACTTCCTTCACATTTCAATTGACTTTTATATGCAAAAGCTTGTTAGCAAAGAATCATTTTATCGACAGTGAACAGTAGACGCGCAGTCTGAGTACATCAGCGTGATTATGAACACAAATTAATATCTGGTATGAGGATGGGTGTGAGTACAAAGGAAGCACGAGTGCTACTAGTACATAATCTtgcccccccctccacaccctccccaccctcacCGTAGGAGTACCAATTCATGAGGCTGAGAACAAGAATGGTCGACCTTGTTTGGCAAAGTCAGTAAAAGTCAAGGACTCACTACAGGTCTGGTGAAGAAGCATTGTGTTCCCTGTGAAAATATGTGGTTTGTATACTATTaaggtacatatacatgtacatatatatgtaatgcgATGAGGAAACTACCTGAAAAGAGATGTGTGTGGGTTACTCCCTTCAAGTTTGGTGAACAGCATAGTGTATTTCCTGTTCAGATTTATATTCTCAGGTCTATTAAAGTTAGCGTAATCCTGTAATTTAGTCtcatacattttctttttcgtcaAGGTGGGCAACGACcagacaatcaaacaatggGGAATGGAGCCAGCAGCCAGTCGAGAACTAGAGGAACCAGTCAATACCATCATCGGAAAGGTCAGTACTGTTGACATAGTTAATGTTACCCACTAAAAGCCAGTACTTCTCAATTTTAAGAAAAAACCTCAAAGAAAATTATCACTAGTTTTCATTTATACCAAagtatagacctaatttatggTCTAAATATGGCTCAAAATGTTGCACCATTTGGTGTCTAgcattttcatttcttcttgAGATGTCCTCAGATCTCACTACCTGAGAATCACAGATCTTCAACAAATGGGTCTCCTTTACAAAATTCCTGAATTTCTTTTAATGAGAACCGTAGTAAAAACACACATACCCTAGAGCAATTCAGATATGGTTCCATCTGCTGTATAGATCCCTTTGAGAAAAAGGGCAAAAAGTTTTTACATGTCCTCACTTCTACAAAtggttaaatattataatatatatggaaagGTTGAATGTCATTGGAAAAGTGATGAGATATTAAATTGAGATGTCTAATGGTTTGCTGTAAAATTTACGCATGTCATgtgaaacaatattttgcagacGGTATTTACATCGATCGATCACCACTGGAAGGATCCTGTGTATGCTACCTGCGGCCAACAGGTTGACCTCTGGGATACATCAAGGGCTGACCCTGTGAGGTCATTCACGTGGGGCACAGACAGCATTCAAAGTGTTAAATTTAATCCTGTTGAGGTGAGGGGagaatatgtttatatttatgatatatttgtatgtttaatatattcatatatatatatatatatatatatatatatatatatatatatatatatatatatatatatatatatatatatatattatatatatatatatatatatatatatatatatatatatatatgtatatatttttgtgtaCGTAAGGCACTGTTAATGGATTCATCCATTTAAATGTACATATTAGACCTGTTGAACCAAATTAAACAACTCGATAGAAAAGAGAATGTGGAATTGTAAACGGATTAGTTTCATGAAGtttttttctgaaattgttttcctATTGGTAAACTTTTTGCTCAATAGCATATGATCTATCACTGAGTACCTTCACCTGAGTTGTTTTACAAGTGTGCCAAATATCCAGATTTGCCTTCACAGGAGCGAGGTATATAAAAACTGAATTGTGTCATGAAAAGGGTTGAATGGAGGTGAAAGGCACGTGTTTATTCTGAAGCTGAAAAAAAAGCGTTATTCGTCCCTATTATAGAAATGTATCGGTAAAGTTGTCGATATTCTTTCTAGACCAACATACTAGCCAGTTGCACGCAAGACAGACACATCGTCCTGTACGACACACGAGAGGTCACTCCACTACGTAAACTGACCCTCGCCATGCGGACCAACACAGTCGCCTGGAATCCCATGGAAGCTTTCATCTTCACGGCGGCCAATGAGGATTACCAGCTATACACGTTCGACATGAGGAGACTGGACGAGGCCATCTGCGTTCACCGCGACCACGTTTCCGCGGTGATCGACGTCGACTACTCGCCGACCGGCAAGGAATTTGTGACGGGGAGCTTCGATAAATCCATCCGAATTTTTCCCACTACAGAATCAAGAAGCAGGTACGATTTAAAATACCAGGGAATATTCAACGTTTCTCATCTCGTCAGTTTCCTAGCCCACAAAATTGCTTTGCAAGTATCGAACGCTATAGTGTTTTGTGTGGTTGTACACTTAAATTTGGTTTTGAATATGATACTAGGTTTAAATCCACATGACTTGCTTCACCCagcctccccacccccctcccccccccattacgAATCTTTACCTACTTCTGCTGTTCTCTTCTAATTCTCCATTCAAGAACATCAAAATACTACATGTTTAGTTGATACAAATCCTTAAAAATTTCTGAGGTAATGACAAATAATAATCACGGTCATTACATCCTTAACGTAGGGGAGCAAGTCTGTGTGATGTCATTggttaaatattgaattttctGATGTTATAAAAGTTCCCAAAGAAGTTGGTTCCCTTTTGCCTAGCATTCATCTATTTTACCTTCAAGGCATTTTAGAGTACCTCAATGTTACATGTAATGtaccataccccccccccccccctcaccaccctggccttttatttgatatttttctcatttgagaTGTGGAGTAAGGAATTTTAAGTGGTAGAATCTCTTGAAAAGTACTCTTCAGTTAAAAAAtaatgttgtaaatattttaatttgttccTGATATCCTCCAAGCTGTCactcttttacattttttgccacAAATCCATAGACAAATGAGCTGAATACATCAGTGGTGAAATGTTGTCTTTTCTACCAAATCATAGAATGTTTTTTCATTCTCCCTCTGATGACTTTAATGGTTCAAATTTTACTCtctctttcccccccccctttctttctACAGGGAGGTTTACCACACAAAGCGAATGAGACATGTTTCATGTGTCAAATGGTCTCTGGACAACAGATACATCCTATGTGGCTCTGATGAAATGAATATTAGAATTTGGAAGGCTAGTGCATCCGAAAAACTTGGCAAGGTAATCCAGTCACTTCTTCTTTTCTGCCCAGTTTTatgtgtgggtgggggagagggaggggggggttaaGCAGTGAATTCTTCAGATCTGTGTGGTCTACATGTTAAAGTTTACACGCACAGTCACTATTTCCCATTAAattgatatattatttatatattcagcTGGACAAGCGAGAGGAATCAACAGTGGAGTACAGCAACAAGCTTCGGGAGAAATTCGCCCACCATCCCCAGGTACGGAGAATAGCCAGGCATCGTCACGTACCGAGGTCCATCTACCACGAGACAAAGATCATCAAGGAACAGCTGACATCGAGGAAACGAAAGTAAGTACACAACaatgaaaaataagaatatcGGTTGCACTCTGTTCGTGACTCAATATGATTCCTTTTCATTTAACGGATACGTGTGTCATTTTACCACAACAagcaataattaataattaattaccttttgtcaattttcagggAAACAAACAGAAGAAAGAACAACAAGCCAGAATCCATACCAGTTGTGCCGATAAAGAAAAAAGCCATCGTCGGTGAAGTGGAATGAGCTACTAACAGGAGAGATGTGGTTATTATTGGTTTTACATGGCATTTACATACAGTCATGGGAACAGGATAGATTTAACAAAGGTCTGCTCGTTGAAGTGAACCCTGAAATGCACACAAGCTACTAACAGGAGAGATGTGGTTATTATTGGTTTGACATAGCATTTACATACAGTCATGGGAACAGGATAGATTTAACATAGGTCTGCTCGTTGAAGTGCACATGAGCTACTCACAGAAAAGATGCGGATGTTATTGGTTACATGGTTACTTGACAATCCTTTGCTACTGGACTGAATCTGAAGagaaggtgaccatatttgttTTAGCAGAAATTCCGGGGACATGATATTGATTttgcccctccctccctccaaccGCCCTCCTCCGATGttgacatgggggggggggtagtatcTATGCTATATGTTTTAAGGGATGGTTGAGATTTTGAGATCCTCTCAATGTTTGGTGGTGTTGTGTTTCAAGAATGATAGTCAGATGCCCACGATTTCTCTGCGACACATTTTCAAGAAACGGGCATTTTTCTTTCTCAAAGTTACATCATTCTGGGCCTTTCATAAATCTGAGGATGATCGGTGATGGACAGTCGATGCTACGTGATATCATGTTTGAGTTTCAATTTATACGagacatttttaaatgtttgattCTATCCGGCAGCAGGACAAAGAACGACCTCACGATTGCAAGTGAGTTtataatattttcatctttcataTTGTTCGTGAACTTACAACTGACAAAAATCACCAGAAAGAAATCTCTTTTTGCAAATTAGTCTGAATATATATTGATCTTGTTTCAACTCGCAAAAAAGATGTGGAAGTTGTAAAAACCCATAAACTATTGGTGTCCGATTATCATATGAAGCAATACACATTGAATTCTAACCGTTAATGAATACATTAAAGATCAACAAAACTATGATTATGTTCGTATTTCGAG contains:
- the LOC139958489 gene encoding DDB1- and CUL4-associated factor 13-like yields the protein MNIKVKVLSRNPDDYLRETKHDIHRLPRNYDPTLHPFEANREYTRALNATKLDRIFAKPFLGALDGHSDSVQCMSKHPKSLSTLLSGSCDGQVKVWNLATRKCVRTLNAHRGFVRGITVDRNCEYILTVGNDQTIKQWGMEPAASRELEEPVNTIIGKTVFTSIDHHWKDPVYATCGQQVDLWDTSRADPVRSFTWGTDSIQSVKFNPVETNILASCTQDRHIVLYDTREVTPLRKLTLAMRTNTVAWNPMEAFIFTAANEDYQLYTFDMRRLDEAICVHRDHVSAVIDVDYSPTGKEFVTGSFDKSIRIFPTTESRSREVYHTKRMRHVSCVKWSLDNRYILCGSDEMNIRIWKASASEKLGKLDKREESTVEYSNKLREKFAHHPQVRRIARHRHVPRSIYHETKIIKEQLTSRKRKETNRRKNNKPESIPVVPIKKKAIVGEVE